The Polaribacter sp. MED152 region AGATATGGCAGGAGGAAAAATGTCTGCAAGGCAGAAGATGATTAACTTAATGTACTTAGTATTTATTGCAATGTTAGCAATGAATATGAGTAAAGAGGTTTTATCAGCTTTTGGCTTCATGAACGAAAAATTAGTAGAGAATAATATCTCTACAATTGAGAAAAATCAAGAGGCTTATGCAAATTTAGATTTGAAAGCGTCAGAACAGAAAGAAAAGTTTGGACCGTTAAAAGTTCAAGCAGATAAAATTAAAACGTATTCAAATGATTTCTATGATTATCTAGCTGCATTAAAGTCTAAAATGTTGACTGAAATTGAAGATAAAGATGATTATGAAGCAATGGATAAAACAGACTGGTTAGATTCATATTTCTTTAAAGGAGATACATATACTGCAGAAGGTCAAGAGTTTTTAGATAGAATAAATGCTTACAGAACTAACGTAATTGACGTTTTGGGTAGTGATAGTAAATTTGTACCTGTCTTAAAGAAAAGATTTTCTACAGATCCAGTAATAGATTCTGAAACAGAAAAAGAAGTTCCGTTTTTAAAAGCAAGATATGAAGGTTTTCCAATGGTGGCCTCATTAACGAACTTTACACAAATGCAAGCAGATATCAGAAACACAGAATCTGATATTGTTACAGATCTTTTAGGGGGTAAATTAGAAGAAGCTTTATCACTAAACAATTATACAGGAATTGTACGTTTAAATAAAAGTGCATATTTCGCAGGCGAGAAAGTTACAGGTGAAGTTGTTTTAGGTAGATATGACGCCTCTTTAGTACCAGATAAAGTTATTTTAAATGGTAAAGATGCAACTGATGCTGTGCAAAACGGACAAGTAATTTTAAATATGCCAGCAGGTAATGTTGGTGAGAAAACAATAAAAGGTACTATTTTTTTTAGAGAAAATGGAGAGGAAGTTCCAGTACCATTTGAAAGTAAATATTCTGTAATTGCAGAGCCAAGTTCTGCAGTAGTATCTGCAGATAAAATGAATGTAGTATATAGAGGTTTAGATAACCCTATATCAGTATCATTACCAGGTGTAGGAGCTAACAATTTAAAAGTTTCTGCAACAGGTGGTAAATTAACAAAAGCAGGAGCAGGTTATGTGGTTAGACCTGGTAGTGGAAATATTGCTACTATAAACGTAAGTGCTAAATTAAGTAGTGGTAAAACTGTAAACTCTAAAGCAACATTTAGAATTAAAGATGTACCAGCAGCACAAGGTTCTGTTCGTAAT contains the following coding sequences:
- the gldM gene encoding gliding motility protein GldM, producing the protein MAGGKMSARQKMINLMYLVFIAMLAMNMSKEVLSAFGFMNEKLVENNISTIEKNQEAYANLDLKASEQKEKFGPLKVQADKIKTYSNDFYDYLAALKSKMLTEIEDKDDYEAMDKTDWLDSYFFKGDTYTAEGQEFLDRINAYRTNVIDVLGSDSKFVPVLKKRFSTDPVIDSETEKEVPFLKARYEGFPMVASLTNFTQMQADIRNTESDIVTDLLGGKLEEALSLNNYTGIVRLNKSAYFAGEKVTGEVVLGRYDASLVPDKVILNGKDATDAVQNGQVILNMPAGNVGEKTIKGTIFFRENGEEVPVPFESKYSVIAEPSSAVVSADKMNVVYRGLDNPISVSLPGVGANNLKVSATGGKLTKAGAGYVVRPGSGNIATINVSAKLSSGKTVNSKATFRIKDVPAAQGSVRNQFGTVRMPKSGLNNSPISAGLPDFEFDLKIQVQSFKIKVPGELTIIVKGTKLSAAAKKVLSKARRGDIINIYDIKATYNGTPFKKVLPVNIELTN